In Opitutaceae bacterium TAV5, one genomic interval encodes:
- a CDS encoding Suppressor of fused protein (SUFU) — MSEQNPSPAPAAAHNEASVRPAETTAAAAVPEHTAQILAHIEKHVGKPARVLRAVAPEDGASVDLHVVEPTDARPFYTFVTAGMSDFAMVPPKQYADWSHAELYLCLPPDWKIDFENWPKDENAWPLRVLANIARLPHRHAAWIWYGQTLPNGNPPEPFAPSVGFTAVVLQTPALLPEDFLELPVDGKTDADKKTLRFFALIPIFPDELKLKTQKGIEALEEALQAGGCSELLRADRESVAPAPKKGLWGRLFG; from the coding sequence ATGAGTGAACAAAACCCGTCTCCGGCTCCCGCCGCCGCGCACAACGAAGCCTCCGTCCGGCCCGCAGAAACAACCGCGGCCGCAGCCGTCCCCGAGCACACCGCGCAGATTCTCGCCCATATCGAAAAGCACGTCGGCAAACCCGCCCGCGTGTTGCGCGCCGTCGCACCGGAGGACGGGGCCTCCGTCGACCTTCATGTGGTGGAGCCCACCGACGCGCGGCCTTTTTATACGTTCGTCACCGCGGGGATGAGCGATTTCGCCATGGTCCCGCCCAAACAGTATGCGGACTGGAGCCACGCGGAACTTTACCTGTGTCTGCCGCCGGACTGGAAAATCGATTTCGAAAACTGGCCGAAGGACGAAAACGCCTGGCCGCTCCGCGTCCTCGCCAACATCGCCCGCCTGCCGCACCGCCACGCAGCCTGGATCTGGTACGGGCAGACGCTGCCCAACGGAAACCCGCCGGAGCCGTTCGCGCCATCGGTGGGTTTCACCGCTGTGGTGCTGCAAACGCCGGCCCTGTTGCCGGAGGATTTTCTGGAGCTTCCGGTCGACGGGAAGACCGACGCCGACAAAAAGACCCTCCGTTTTTTCGCCCTGATCCCGATTTTTCCCGACGAGCTGAAGCTGAAAACGCAAAAAGGCATCGAGGCGCTGGAGGAAGCGCTCCAGGCGGGCGGCTGTTCCGAACTGCTCCGTGCCGACCGCGAAAGCGTGGCTCCGGCCCCGAAAAAAGGGCTCTGGGGCAGGCTGTTCGGATAA